In a single window of the Zonotrichia leucophrys gambelii isolate GWCS_2022_RI chromosome 2, RI_Zleu_2.0, whole genome shotgun sequence genome:
- the GATAD1 gene encoding GATA zinc finger domain-containing protein 1, translating to MPLGLKPTCSVCRSTSSSMWKKGGQGEILCNNCTARSAPPPPAAFATTSAAAAQHSNGGGSGGGGGGGGGGGKQSKQEIHRRSARLRNTKYKSAPAAEKKVSTKGKGRRHIFKLKNPIKAPESVSTIITAESIFYKGVYYQIGDVVSVVDEQDGRTYYAQIRGFIQDQYCEKSAALTWLIPTQASPKDCFDPASYIIGPEEDLPRKMEYLEFVCHAPSEYFKSRSSPFPTVPTRPEKGYIWTHVGPTPAISIKETVANNL from the exons ATGCCGCTGGGGCTGAAGCCCACCTGCAGCGTGTGCCGCAGCACGTCCTCCTCCATGTGGAAGAAGGGCGGGCAGGGCGAGATCCTGTGCAACAACTGCACGGCCCGctcggcgccgccgccccccgccgcctTCGCCACCACCTCGGCGGCCGCCGCCCAGCACAGCAACGgtggcggcagcggcggcggcggcggcggaggcggcggtGGTGGGAAGCAG AGCAAGCAGGAGATCCACCGGCGCTCGGCGCGCCTCAGGAACACCAAGTACAAGTCTGCGCCCGCCGCCGAGAAGAAGGTTTCCACCAAGGGCAAGGGCAGGAGGCACATCTTCAAACTGAAGAAC CCCATCAAGGCTCCTGAGTCTGTATCCACTATAATTACAGCAGAATCAATCTTTTATAAG GGTGTGTACTACCAAATTGGAGATGTTGTTTCGGTGGTTGATGAGCAGGATGGAAGAACATACTACGCTCAGATCCGAGGGTTTATTCAGGACCAATACTGTGAAAAGAGTGCTGCACTAACCTGGCTCATTCCTACACAAGCCAGCCCCAAAGACTGTTTTGACCCAGCATCCTATATCATAG gacCAGAAGAAGATCTCCCaagaaaaatggaatatttaGAATTTGTTTGTCATGCACCTTCGGAATATTTCAAATCTCGGTCATCTCCCTTCCCTACTGTTCCTACAAGGCCAGAGAAGGGCTATATATGGACTCATGTGGGACCTACTCCTGCCATCTCCATTAAAGAAACTGTagcaaataatttataa